One region of Anaeromyxobacter paludicola genomic DNA includes:
- a CDS encoding DUF2905 domain-containing protein: MTGLGSLGRLLLGAGALLVALGLLLLAAERFPGLRIGRLPGDLSVERGNFRFYFPLATSLLLSLALSALLWLCGRR; encoded by the coding sequence GTGACCGGACTCGGCTCCCTCGGGCGGCTCCTCCTCGGCGCGGGCGCGCTGCTGGTGGCGCTCGGCCTGCTGCTCCTCGCGGCGGAGCGCTTCCCGGGCCTCCGGATCGGCCGGCTCCCCGGCGACCTCTCCGTGGAGCGGGGCAACTTCCGCTTCTACTTCCCGCTCGCCACCTCGCTGCTCCTGAGCCTGGCGCTCTCCGCGCTCCTCTGGCTCTGCGGGCGTCGCTGA